In Ciconia boyciana chromosome 3, ASM3463844v1, whole genome shotgun sequence, a genomic segment contains:
- the LOC140649173 gene encoding uncharacterized protein has protein sequence MLNEFSSEKDGINFSALPTHEPFKSEISRKRGPRRRRRKPPTGAPRPDGRPCLPARPQDAAESAHPGPAALPPPGPALPPGTRPAAVSPQQPRSPRAADRCPPTVPAAPPGEGAPGRPGPAQPPRGADPRTGLAHGHGRAGGGRARTPAVPPGLESPPGRGTPARGSGITVRGSRRSPLQLYPLLPPRPPPPSDQGQLQPSPAELPPADPAPAAAQRLSSPRLASPHGAAGALRSPAQHKPGLSPSLREVSCHHSGRGKQKLQSREQEEEEGQRKQKSEGHCSPAAPLPSAADLPRRAARSAPPPHLLRRRLCCTGSAAEPPDRGAGRRASASLPRSLPPSLPACRQPLPAAARPARRSAAEPRPRRGSASRGRAHAPAQRLPPPPVAVGAPRRSGARTWPGGCSASPVPRTCGQRGGLGWA, from the coding sequence CCGGAagcgcggcccccgccgccgccggaggAAACCCCCCACAGGCGCCCCGCGGCCCGACGGGCGGCCGTGCCTGCCCGCACGGCCACAGGACGCGGCCGAGAGCGCCCacccggggccggcagcgctcccgcccccgggccccgctctgccccccGGGACGCGCCCGGCCGCCGTCTCCCCTCAGCAGCCGCGGAGCCCGCGCGCCGCTGACCGTTGCCCGCCAACGGTTCCGGCAGCGCCGCCGGGAGAGGGGGCGCCCGGCCGCCCTGGGCCCGCGCAGCCTCCTCGGGGCGCCGATCCCCGAACCGGCCTAGCCCACGGGCACGGCCGCGCGGGCGGGGGACGCGCCAGGACCCCTGCGGTCCCTCCGGGGCTGGAGAGCCCTCCCGGCCGTGGGACCCCGGCTAGGGGAAGCGGCATAACCGTGCGGGGCTCTCGGCGGTCCCCGCTGCAACTCTACCCCCTCCTGCCGCCCAGACCACCGCCCCCCTCGGATcaggggcagctgcagcccagccccgcggaACTGCCGCCGGCGGATCCAGCGCCGGCCGCGGCGCAACGCCTCTCCTCTCCTCGCCTCGCCTCACCTCACGGCGCGGCCGGTGCCCTGCGGAGCCCAGCGCAGCACAAGCCCGGCCTGAGCCCATCCCTCCGGGAAGTTTCCTGCCATCACAGCGGCcggggaaaacaaaagcttcaaAGCCgggagcaggaagaggaagaagggcaGCGCAAGCAGAAAAGTGAGGGGCATTGCTCGCCAGCCGCGCCGCTGCCCTCGGCTGCCGACCTCCCCCGAAGGGCAGCCCGCTCAGCGCCGCCTCCCCATTTGCTTCGGCGGCGGCTCTGCTGCACAGGCAGCGCCGCGGAACCGCCGGACCGAGGAGCAGGCAGGCGAGCCAGCGCCTCCCTCCCTcgctccctgcctccctcgCTCCCTGCCTGCCGGCAGCCtctccccgcggccgcccgTCCCGCTCGCCGCAGCGCCGCCGAACCTCGCCCGCGCCGCGGCTCCGCCTCCCGGGGGCGCGCGCACGCTCCGGCCCagcggctcccgccgcccccggtGGCGGTGGGCGCTCCCCGGAGGAGCGGAGCCCGCACCTGGCCGGGCGGCTGCTCTGCGAGCCCTGTGCCCCGCACCTGCGGGCAGAGGGGCGGCTTAGGCTGGGCTTAG